A portion of the Streptomyces sp. NBC_01335 genome contains these proteins:
- a CDS encoding methyltransferase — protein MNCLTTSQGPVDLARFPEHPRDPFRAWDAADEYLLSRLEGPAEPGAAGPAGPVDLSGTVVVVGDRWGALSTVLAGHRPVQISDSYLAQCATRANLARNGVEPETVRLLSSRDTPPDRIDVLLVRVPKSLAFLEDQLHRLAPSLHEGTVVIGAGMVKEIHTSTLKLFERIVGPTRTSLAVRKARLIFSTPDPALSRTPSPWPLRYELPTDIGTAAGRTVVNHAGIFCAERLDIGTRFFLKHLPTRSGPDRVVDLGCGNGVVGLAAALANPDASVIFTDESYQAVASAEETFRAGTEPGREASFLVGDTLADVEPGSVDLVLTNPPFHSHLATTDATARNMFLGARTALRQGGELWVVGNRHLGYHTQLRRIFGNCTTVAGDPKFVVLRAVKR, from the coding sequence ATGAACTGTTTGACGACGTCACAGGGCCCCGTCGACCTGGCCCGTTTTCCCGAGCACCCGCGCGACCCCTTCCGCGCCTGGGACGCGGCCGACGAGTACCTCCTCTCCAGGCTGGAGGGACCGGCGGAGCCCGGTGCCGCCGGACCCGCCGGGCCGGTGGACCTCTCCGGCACCGTCGTGGTGGTGGGCGATCGCTGGGGCGCCCTCTCCACGGTGCTGGCCGGGCACCGGCCCGTACAGATCTCCGACTCCTACCTGGCGCAGTGCGCCACCCGTGCGAACCTCGCCCGCAACGGCGTCGAGCCCGAAACTGTGCGCCTGTTGTCGTCGCGCGACACCCCGCCGGACCGGATCGACGTCCTGCTCGTACGCGTACCCAAGAGCCTCGCGTTCCTGGAGGACCAGCTCCACCGCCTCGCGCCCTCCCTCCACGAGGGCACCGTGGTCATCGGCGCGGGCATGGTCAAGGAGATCCACACCTCCACGCTCAAGCTCTTCGAGCGCATCGTCGGCCCGACCCGCACCTCGCTCGCGGTCCGCAAGGCCCGGCTGATCTTCTCGACCCCCGACCCGGCCCTGTCCCGCACGCCCAGCCCCTGGCCGCTGCGGTACGAGCTCCCCACCGACATCGGCACCGCCGCAGGCCGTACGGTCGTCAACCACGCCGGCATCTTCTGCGCCGAGCGGCTCGACATCGGCACCCGCTTCTTCCTGAAGCACCTGCCCACGCGCTCCGGCCCCGACCGGGTCGTCGACCTCGGCTGCGGCAACGGAGTCGTCGGCCTCGCGGCGGCCCTCGCCAACCCGGACGCCTCCGTCATCTTCACCGACGAGTCGTACCAGGCCGTCGCCTCCGCCGAGGAGACCTTCCGGGCCGGTACGGAACCGGGCCGTGAGGCGTCGTTCCTCGTCGGTGACACCCTGGCGGACGTCGAACCCGGCAGCGTGGACCTGGTCCTGACCAACCCGCCGTTCCACTCCCACCTGGCCACCACCGACGCCACCGCGCGGAACATGTTCCTCGGCGCGCGCACCGCACTGCGGCAGGGCGGCGAGCTGTGGGTCGTCGGCAACCGGCACCTCGGGTACCACACGCAGCTGCGCCGGATCTTCGGCAACTGCACCACCGTCGCGGGCGACCCGAAGTTCGTGGTCCTGCGCGCCGTGAAGCGCTGA
- a CDS encoding endonuclease I family protein, translating into MSRRPRIYARPLVAALAAVTVLTGTAAATPGKDAPAPVAPATASATLDDTYYAGALGKSGTALKAALHTIIKSQTKVSYSQVWEALKDTDEDPANPGNVILLYTGESRPEDDNGGNVGQWNREHVWAKSHGDFGTATGPGTDLHHLRPADVQVNSIRDNKDFDNGGSVVSGAPGNYTDADSFEPRDADKGDVARMILYMAVRYEGDDAWADLEPNEKVNNGSAPYIGKLSVLKEWSQEDPPSAFEKNRNEVIYAQYQHNRNPFIDHPEWVESIW; encoded by the coding sequence ATGTCCCGTCGCCCAAGAATCTACGCGCGTCCACTCGTGGCCGCCCTCGCCGCCGTCACCGTTCTCACCGGCACCGCCGCGGCCACTCCGGGCAAGGACGCCCCGGCGCCCGTCGCCCCGGCCACCGCGTCCGCCACCCTGGACGACACCTACTACGCGGGTGCCCTCGGCAAGTCCGGCACCGCCCTCAAGGCGGCCCTGCACACGATCATCAAGAGCCAGACCAAGGTCTCGTACAGCCAGGTCTGGGAGGCGCTCAAGGACACCGACGAGGACCCCGCCAACCCCGGCAACGTCATCCTGCTGTACACCGGCGAGTCCCGGCCCGAGGACGACAACGGCGGAAACGTCGGCCAGTGGAACCGCGAGCACGTCTGGGCCAAGTCGCACGGCGACTTCGGTACGGCGACGGGCCCCGGCACCGATCTGCACCATCTGCGGCCGGCCGACGTCCAGGTCAACTCCATCCGGGACAACAAGGACTTCGACAACGGCGGCAGCGTGGTGTCGGGCGCTCCGGGCAACTACACCGACGCCGACTCCTTCGAGCCGCGCGACGCGGACAAGGGCGACGTCGCGCGGATGATCCTCTACATGGCGGTGCGCTACGAGGGCGACGACGCGTGGGCCGACCTGGAGCCCAACGAGAAGGTGAACAACGGCTCGGCGCCGTACATCGGCAAGCTCTCCGTACTGAAGGAGTGGAGCCAGGAGGACCCGCCGAGCGCCTTCGAGAAGAACCGCAACGAGGTCATCTACGCCCAGTACCAGCACAACCGGAACCCGTTCATCGACCACCCGGAGTGGGTCGAGTCGATCTGGTAG
- a CDS encoding baeRF3 domain-containing protein, translating into MDTDALTTGVLKELRAPRTYPVLSLTMPTHRRAPDNAQDAVRLRNLVAEATSRLEADPRVSRETAAALRAQLDRAAAEVDARRALESLVLLVSTEEYQIWQLPRTAPERVVLSDTYLTRNLVAAKAQSQPYWALTVAADHAALWGGTADSVHLEEKGGFPLTAPSEAPNPQRMERIGDTPSTYTDEETRQFLRTVDEKLRAVLASDPRPLYLVGLAPALALLDDAGEGAHTAVGRVAKGAPADIAPAALLTELGTAMAEHAERRAAEVRARLDGARGAKTFAGGLDEVWTAVREGRAGLVVVEEHYQETARTAEGHLVPVGDEEAAAGDATVREDVVDELVEAALDSGAEVVFLPDDTLNEHHRIAAVLRY; encoded by the coding sequence ATGGACACGGACGCCCTGACCACCGGAGTGCTCAAGGAACTGCGGGCGCCCCGCACCTATCCGGTCCTGTCCCTGACGATGCCCACCCACCGCCGTGCCCCGGACAACGCCCAGGACGCCGTACGGCTGCGCAATCTGGTCGCCGAGGCCACGAGCCGGCTGGAGGCCGACCCGAGGGTGTCGCGCGAGACGGCCGCCGCGCTGCGGGCGCAGCTGGACCGCGCGGCGGCCGAGGTGGACGCGCGCAGGGCCCTGGAGTCACTGGTGCTCCTCGTGAGCACGGAGGAGTACCAGATCTGGCAGTTGCCGCGTACCGCTCCCGAGCGGGTGGTGCTGAGCGACACGTACCTGACCCGCAACCTGGTGGCGGCCAAGGCACAGTCACAGCCGTACTGGGCGCTGACCGTCGCCGCCGACCACGCGGCCCTGTGGGGCGGCACCGCGGACTCCGTGCACCTGGAGGAGAAGGGCGGGTTCCCGCTGACCGCGCCGAGCGAGGCGCCGAACCCGCAGCGGATGGAACGGATCGGCGACACCCCGAGCACCTACACCGACGAGGAGACCCGCCAGTTCCTCCGCACGGTCGACGAGAAGCTGCGCGCGGTGCTCGCCTCGGACCCGCGCCCCCTGTACCTGGTGGGGCTGGCGCCCGCGCTCGCACTGCTGGACGACGCCGGCGAGGGCGCCCACACGGCGGTCGGCCGCGTCGCCAAGGGTGCCCCCGCCGACATCGCGCCGGCCGCGCTGCTGACGGAGCTCGGGACGGCGATGGCGGAGCACGCGGAGCGCCGCGCCGCCGAGGTGCGTGCCCGGCTCGACGGCGCACGCGGGGCCAAGACCTTCGCGGGCGGGCTCGACGAGGTGTGGACCGCCGTACGGGAGGGCCGCGCGGGGCTGGTCGTCGTGGAGGAGCACTACCAGGAGACGGCGCGCACGGCCGAGGGCCACCTCGTGCCGGTGGGCGACGAGGAGGCGGCGGCGGGCGACGCGACGGTACGCGAGGACGTGGTGGACGAACTCGTCGAAGCGGCCCTCGACAGCGGCGCCGAGGTCGTGTTCCTCCCGGACGACACGTTGAACGAGCACCACCGGATCGCGGCGGTGCTGCGCTACTGA
- the glsA gene encoding glutaminase A: MGAAGAVTAALGELRARFAGVRYGEVASYIPELTRADPDAFGLALVSMDGHLYSAGEARTPFTVQSVSKPYVYALALAELGLDEVSAWVSAEPSGEAFNAINLEHGTGRPANAMVNAGALVASSLVPDSPDRPRFERILAFLGRFAGRALDVDEAVYRSESETGDRNRALAYLIRSAGRLPVDPVTATETYFRQCAVRVTAVDLAVMAATLAHGGVNPVTGDRVVTEEVAARVLAVMATCGMYDASGEWLLRVGLPAKSGVSGGLIAAGPARFGLASYSPPLDAAGTSVRGRSAFAALSERLGLHLMLNPALPGSTVTLVTTGEDPPPGSGPGEKGRVAVVAAQGSLDFTAAERVLYGLDEAGSGGAPSVVLDLRQVNGIEPVAYAMLRQGLARLERAGHHVALADPAGRLSAPPPGGEGAPSGGDGAASGGGGPSGGGGPSGGDGPSGGDDAPPDGDPPLVDPPLVDQSLADPPSFPSRAEAVARCAREADGRRS; the protein is encoded by the coding sequence GTGGGCGCGGCCGGGGCGGTGACCGCCGCGCTCGGTGAGCTGCGTGCCCGGTTCGCCGGGGTCCGGTACGGCGAAGTGGCTTCGTACATACCCGAGTTGACCCGGGCCGACCCGGACGCCTTCGGTCTCGCGCTGGTCAGCATGGACGGGCACCTCTACAGCGCGGGCGAGGCGCGCACGCCGTTCACCGTGCAGTCCGTCTCCAAACCCTACGTCTATGCCCTGGCGCTGGCCGAACTGGGGCTGGACGAGGTGTCCGCCTGGGTCAGCGCGGAGCCCAGCGGTGAGGCGTTCAACGCCATCAACCTGGAGCACGGAACCGGCCGCCCCGCCAACGCCATGGTCAACGCGGGCGCCCTGGTGGCCTCTTCGCTGGTTCCCGACTCCCCGGACCGTCCGCGGTTCGAGCGCATCCTGGCGTTCCTGGGCCGGTTCGCGGGACGGGCCCTGGACGTGGACGAAGCGGTGTACCGCTCCGAGTCCGAGACGGGCGACCGCAACCGGGCGCTCGCCTACCTCATCCGCAGCGCGGGCCGGCTCCCCGTCGACCCCGTCACCGCCACCGAGACGTACTTCCGCCAGTGCGCGGTGCGGGTGACCGCCGTGGACCTCGCGGTCATGGCGGCCACCCTGGCCCACGGCGGCGTCAACCCCGTGACCGGCGACCGGGTGGTGACCGAGGAGGTCGCGGCCCGGGTGCTGGCCGTCATGGCGACCTGCGGGATGTACGACGCGTCGGGGGAGTGGCTGCTGCGGGTGGGGCTGCCGGCCAAGAGCGGGGTGTCGGGCGGTCTGATCGCCGCCGGTCCCGCACGGTTCGGGCTCGCCTCCTACAGCCCGCCGCTCGACGCCGCCGGGACCTCCGTGCGCGGCCGGTCCGCCTTCGCCGCCCTCTCGGAGCGCCTCGGGCTCCATCTGATGCTCAACCCCGCGCTGCCCGGCTCCACCGTCACGCTCGTCACCACGGGGGAGGACCCGCCGCCCGGCAGCGGTCCGGGGGAGAAGGGGCGCGTCGCGGTCGTGGCCGCGCAGGGGTCGCTGGACTTCACCGCGGCCGAACGCGTGCTCTACGGACTCGACGAGGCCGGCTCCGGGGGCGCACCGTCCGTGGTGCTGGACCTGCGGCAGGTGAACGGGATCGAGCCGGTGGCGTACGCGATGCTCCGCCAGGGGCTGGCCCGGCTGGAGCGGGCCGGCCACCACGTGGCCCTCGCCGACCCGGCCGGTCGGCTGAGCGCCCCGCCGCCCGGCGGCGAAGGCGCCCCGTCCGGTGGTGACGGCGCCGCGTCCGGCGGTGGCGGCCCGTCCGGCGGTGGCGGCCCGTCCGGCGGTGACGGCCCGTCCGGCGGTGATGACGCCCCGCCGGACGGCGATCCGCCGCTCGTGGACCCGCCGCTCGTGGATCAGTCGCTCGCGGATCCGCCGAGCTTCCCGTCGCGTGCCGAGGCCGTCGCGCGGTGCGCCCGGGAGGCCGACGGACGGCGGTCCTGA
- a CDS encoding D-2-hydroxyacid dehydrogenase family protein: MTLRCAVLDDFQSVATTAADWSPLAGRVDVVSFPEHFATEDETAEALASFDIVVTLRERVPFPATLLDRLPRLRLLVASGMRNSVIDHQAAARNGVTVCGTASAGTPPVELTWALLLGLARSIVPEATALRTGGPWQSTVGADLHGRRLGLLGLGRIGSRVAAVGLAFGMDVVAWSPNLTAERAAEVGTRLAASKEELLATSDFVSVHLALGDRSRGLIGAPELALMGPDAYLVNTSRAAIVDQDALLAALHAGTIAGAAVDVFDTEPLPADHPMRTAPRLLATPHLGYVSRANYAAYYGDAVEDIEAYLAGSPVRLLGA, encoded by the coding sequence GACCACCGCCGCCGACTGGTCCCCGCTCGCGGGCCGGGTCGACGTGGTCTCCTTCCCGGAGCACTTCGCCACCGAGGACGAGACCGCCGAGGCGCTCGCGTCCTTCGACATCGTGGTGACCCTGCGCGAGCGGGTCCCCTTCCCCGCCACCCTGCTCGACCGGCTGCCGCGCCTGCGCCTCCTCGTCGCCTCCGGCATGCGCAACTCCGTCATCGACCATCAGGCCGCCGCGCGCAACGGGGTCACGGTGTGCGGGACCGCCAGCGCCGGCACCCCGCCGGTGGAGCTCACCTGGGCCCTGCTGCTCGGCCTCGCCCGCAGCATCGTCCCGGAGGCCACCGCGCTGCGCACGGGGGGACCCTGGCAGTCGACGGTCGGCGCCGACCTGCACGGGCGGCGCCTCGGTCTGCTCGGGCTCGGCCGGATCGGCAGCCGGGTCGCCGCGGTCGGCCTCGCCTTCGGCATGGACGTGGTGGCCTGGAGCCCGAACCTCACCGCCGAACGGGCCGCGGAGGTGGGCACCCGGCTCGCCGCCTCCAAGGAGGAGCTTCTCGCCACCAGCGACTTCGTCTCCGTCCACCTGGCGCTGGGCGACCGCAGCCGGGGCCTGATCGGCGCCCCGGAGCTGGCGCTGATGGGTCCGGACGCCTACCTCGTCAACACGTCGCGGGCCGCCATCGTCGACCAGGACGCCCTGCTCGCGGCGCTCCACGCCGGGACCATCGCGGGCGCGGCCGTCGACGTCTTCGACACCGAACCCCTCCCTGCGGACCACCCGATGCGCACCGCCCCGCGCCTGCTGGCCACCCCGCACCTGGGGTACGTCTCCCGCGCCAACTACGCGGCCTACTACGGCGACGCGGTCGAGGACATCGAGGCGTACCTCGCGGGCTCACCGGTCCGGCTCCTGGGGGCGTGA